One window of the Trifolium pratense cultivar HEN17-A07 linkage group LG2, ARS_RC_1.1, whole genome shotgun sequence genome contains the following:
- the LOC123910345 gene encoding vacuolar protein 8-like encodes MKGRESEDPETKASMKEMAARALWHLAKGNVAICRSITESRALLCFAVLLEKGPEAVQYNSAMALMEITAVAEKDAELRKSAFKPNSLACKAVVDQVLKIIEKADSDLLIPCVRVIGNLARTFKATETRMIGPLVKLLDEREAEVSREASIALKKFAGSENYLHVDHSKAIINAGGAKHLIQLVYFGEQMVQIPALVLLSYIALHVPDSEELALAEVLGVLEWASKQSFMQHDETLETLLQEAKSRLELYQSRGSRGFHHKLHQ; translated from the exons AAATGGCAGCGAGAGCACTATGGCATTTGGCTAAGGGTAATGTGGCGATTTGTCGTAGCATTACGGAATCAAGGGCTTTGCTGTGTTTTGCTGTTTTACTTGAGAAAGGACCGGAGGCTGTGCAGTATAATTCTGCTATGGCATTGATGGAGATAACTGCGGTGGCTGAGAAAGATGCTGAATTGAGAAAatctgcatttaagcctaattcTCTTGCCTGCAAAGCAGTTGTTGATCAAGTGCTTAAGATAATTGAGAAAGCGGATTCGGATCTCCTCATTCCTTGTGTCAGGGTGATTGGAAATTTGGCAAGGACATTCAAGGCTACCGAGACAAGGATGATTGGTCCGTTGGTGAAACTGCTTGACGAAAGAGAGGCAGAGGTTTCCAGGGAGGCGTCGATCGCACTCAAGAAATTTGCCGGCAGCGAAAACTACCTTCATGTTGATCACTCCAAAGCAATTATAAATGCAGGTGGGGCAAAACACTTGATTCAGCTTGTGTATTTCGGAGAACAAATGGTTCAGATTCCAGCATTGGTTCTGCTCTCTTACATCGCATTAC ATGTTCCGGATAGCGAAGAACTTGCTCTGGCTGAAGTGCTTGGAGTGCTTGAATGGGCATCCAAACAATCTTTCATGCAACATGATGAAACCCTTGAGACATTGTTGCAAGAAGCCAAGAGTAGGTTGGAGCTTTATCAGTCTAGAGGTTCAAGAGGATTCCATCATAAATTGCATCAGTAG